The nucleotide sequence taaaaaaaatgtgtgCCTACTTACAAGATAGTATCCATTCttattgacaggtcagtcgaaatcccagattttgcgttcgtgcagattttttaaaccgtacaaaggtagctcgaaagatcagacaaaaattcataacctgtcaaaatttcaagtgctaaagtgcctttttcgatttttggtgaatttttgaaaatcaaatttaggccaaaaatgaggggaaaaatcaaaattttaccaaattgatcaagaaagctgaaatttgagatataccctattttctacctgccaagtcgattggaaactgtttataaccgttttaagcagttctggagcctccagcagattttttaaactcgaaattcccacaaaatttcatcaagtggagttggaaagccgaaattcattctgcaaactaatttcaatacgctacaaagtcaactgtaggcggattttaagtcgttttggagcctccagcgactttttgaaaattactggagcctccagtagatttttgaaacttgaattttcccaaaatctcatcaaatggagatggaaggccgaaatttactctgcactccaattttaacaccctctgaagacgacttcagatgggttcatgtcattttggagcctcaagcgacTTTTCAGGCATGAAACAAGGTCTCTTAAAAAGTGATTTTGTCACtatttcacttgcaagtcactttttgtcactatttcggcgaaaatggccaaaaaaagtgactttggtCACTGTTTTAAAGATTCGTTctccaaaacattttttttacatcatataCCTTGGATTTAGTcgtttttcattagaaatactgttaaatatttttgacctttcTACACGATGAAAAGGTGGAACTTGTCTCCTtccccagaaaatgaaaaaagaataatctgattacatttttttcttccatattttaatTCTTGGATTTGGTCAATCTTCATCTGAAAAGCACTATacctatgtcagacttttaaaaacttatacttacatagaaaaaggacaaatttctgaattttggcTTTAAGAGACATTGAAGTGGACGTTTTGTAATAAAACTATGTCACATTTTCACAGATGACTTATTGacgttctgatattttgtaatgcaagacttgaaaacttggaaaaaatcgtcaagaatcCCTATCAATGAGATTCCATCTTTCTCGATATTCTTAAATTTTGGGGGTCTCATAAAAGAGGACCACCATCATTTGGAGAATAAAAGGGTGCtcttcttgaaaaagtggttatctaaaagtactctgctcagaaatgaaacatttattcaaaaaatttgtataggtagatatggatttttaatttttttgttgatttttgtcaGCTTTTGAGTGGCTTTATAGGTAACCAACATGATTTGAGAGACccgtggggggggggagatttttcttgaaaaactgaaaaagtgcttattcagaaagattctgcacatagaaaaaaattgcaaaaaatgtctacagacatcaatttgtaatatttttttatttttcccaaatttgaggggctccatgcaagtgagccaaaatcatttgggggtccaacaatggttttttcttgaaaagggggttatatagaacaattctaatgtggaaatgaaatattttcatcaaatccaTAACTCtgatttatcatcattttttgtgattttttcaaatttgggggaCTCGTTAGTAAAGGGctaatatggtttgaagggccgtggacatttttttcttgaaaaaaggatatttagaaacattctggtgcagaaacaaaaaattttcttgatttttttttgattttttccccacttaAGGGGCTACCGGTAGTACCTTTTTTTGGATaggaggaaaataaaaaataaggaatcATTTTGTCACTTGAGGTCATGTTTGAGGGGGGGTGGGAGCTACAAAGTTCGAACTTTTCAACATAAAGTACACCCTAGTATTCATCGAACATCAACACTATGTGCTACGCTCAagcagggggggggggactaaaaaaattctccgacGATTGCTACAAAGTATATATGTACTTTgcaaacatttctcaaaaattaggtcactttttcaaatttttggtcacttttttgctatttttcagtcactaaagtcactaaaaaaaaaaaaaaaaaaaatagtgagtTTCATGCctggactttttgaaaattactgagtCTGcaccacatttttgaaacttgaaattccctcaacattttatcaaacagAGTTAGCCAGCTGAAATACGtatacttcgcaaactaatttcaattacGATATGACGTCGACTGCATGATGGTTTCAGATGGTTTTAAAGATTCCAGCTATTTTtcggaaattcaaattttccaaaaaaacgtcacaCAACACACAACCTTACAAAAAGAcgctggaggctcgaaaactacttgaaatccagcagcagtcgacttcgtagcgtattaaaattagtttgcagaatgaaattCGGCTttttatctccatttgatgaaatattgtgggaatttcgagtttaaaaaatctgatggaggttccagtaattttcaaaaagtcgctggaggctccaaaacgactcaaaatccacctgcagttgacttcgtagcgtattgaaattactttgcagaatgaattttggctttccaactccatttgatgaaattttgtggaaatttcgagtttcaaaaatctactgaaggctccagaactgctcaaaacggttttaaacagtttccaatcgatttggcatgtcgaaaatagggtatatcccaaatttctgctttatcggccaatttggtaaaattttgattttttccctcatgtCTGGccttgattttcgaaaattcaccaaaaatcgaaaaatacactttagcgggtgaaattttgacagtgatgaatttttgcctgatctttcaatctacctttgtagtccagtcattttagcaaaatttttagtcgaacctcaaaaaaattgaaggaaagctgaatttcacattatttgttcagattggtctcgaAAACGATCCATCAAAAGTTTCACCCTGCAACTTGCCGGCTAACCCCGCAAGTAACCGCAAGAGGTCAGGGTTTTCGGCTATATctccgaaatgaagggtccgagaggaaaaattttcgaacagaaattgttctacgctaaattttcCTATCAGCAAGACCAGTAAGTTCAggttttcccaaaatggcgatttcacccttactgatgcggtgagagggaggggggggtaaagttgtcaattttatgaaaattgttttaaacaaTGAAAATCGCCCATTTAAAACGTGtactcgattcacggtagactataaaatattttgaccaaggtgctaccccccctccccccgcaagaggtcatttaTCTTtatcaatctacgtttttcggttatatcgccgaaatgaagggtcaaagggaaaaagtgattcaactaaaattattctacgtcaaatttcctataagcacgAGCAGTTcggttaaaatatatttttcgatttttggtgaatttttaacaatcaaattttggccaaaaaatgagaaaaaaaacgaaattttaccaaactgagctgaaaagctgaaatttgggacataccctatttttgacctgccaaatccattggaaacaatttaaaaccgttttgaacagttctggagccagATACTTACGTCCGTCATGATTCATgcatttcaagtattttttttaaggcGCTCTACCTCGCTCAATTTTTAAGGTAGTGAACTACGTTAGCAGTTTTCTAACAAAAAACCACGATTGTTTCAGATTACCTCGAGTGAAATCATGTCCTACCTCGAACCTTTGTGCAATTTTCGGCGGAATCCGTGTAGCTTGGAACATATAGCTTTGGTGGTGTCCACTGCGGTGTTGTGTCGTCAAGCTGCAATGATGAACCCAGCCAATcctcgtgaaaattttcaagagatcATCGCATTGTCACCAGCCATAGAGCAAAAGATCGATCAATTTATGGCGCTTGTTAAAGACGAGATTACACGGTGGAACAATTTTTACGATAGAGAGATATTCTTTGATAGACTGTGTCGTCGAGCTGAGGATTATTTTCACGTGTTGGTTTGGTCGGACGATGTTACCATTAATGACGAAGAAACCGCTCGAGAGATGCTGAAGCAAGACGATCTGAATGCTGAAGAGAAATACAGAATCGCGTGTAATCATTGTTTGGAAAATGAGATCAGAACGTTGAAGtcgaatttgaaaactgaaagtaATCCATTGGTATATTATTGGGAACGCGTTTGCAGAAATGAAAAGACTACCATATCTTTGAAAACACTATTCTATGGAGATGAATGCATTTATCCAGTCTGCGCTGTTGATTATTTCTTGAATCGTTTAACCTTCGAGGAGCGAATCTCCGTTTTACAACATTCCTACTTTATGAAATCAACATTCAGAAGTTGGGAAAACTTTCTGATGAAATTGAGTAACGAACAACTGGTGTCACTATTCGATGATACCAAAAACCTTAATACAGAATTATGTTACCTTTTCGATTATTTGATGATATTCTGGATGCATGCAGATTTTGTGGTGCAAGTTTGGATGCGTATACGAGACGAGTATTCTGACGATGAATTTTCTGGTCTAATCGAAGAAGTTGTTAATAGCGAAAACACTCCGTTTAAATTGACTGAACACATTTCTCTGGCCGTGAAAATCTTCAACCTCGCACCTTATCAAACACAAAGAACTGTATTCGATTATTACATACAGGAGAAGTGGTGGGATCGTGATTTCAACTTGACCGATGTGAGATTAGACGTTGCGATTTTATCAACCGTTGATCCGAATTATAGACGATACCAGTTTTGGGCAGAAAATTGgatcaatttgtttgaaaagtaTCCGGCGGATTGTTTCGTGCAATTTATGAATGTATGTTGTGGAGAAGAAGGacctgaaaaattcaagaagaaaGTTATGGATATGGATAATGATACAGCATCAAGATACTGCTCTACCTTGTTAAGCGAAATGCGATTATCCGAAATAGATCAATTTCTCAACACGTTTTCGTCAGATACTTGTAGAATTATGAAAACTAAGCAGATTATATTGCGAAA is from Planococcus citri chromosome 1, ihPlaCitr1.1, whole genome shotgun sequence and encodes:
- the LOC135839065 gene encoding uncharacterized protein LOC135839065 isoform X3 encodes the protein MSYLEPLCNFRRNPCSLEHIALVVSTAVLCRQAAMMNPANPRENFQEIIALSPAIEQKIDQFMALVKDEITRWNNFYDREIFFDRLCRRAEDYFHVLVWSDDVTINDEETAREMLKQDDLNAEEKYRIACNHCLENEIRTLKSNLKTESNPLVYYWERVCRNEKTTISLKTLFYGDECIYPVCAVDYFLNRLTFEERISVLQHSYFMKSTFRSWENFLMKLSNEQLVSLFDDTKNLNTELCYLFDYLMIFWMHADFVVQVWMRIRDEYSDDEFSGLIEEVVNSENTPFKLTEHISLAVKIFNLAPYQTQRTVFDYYIQEKWWDRDFNLTDVRLDVAILSTVDPNYRRYQFWAENWINLFEKYPADCFVQFMNVCCGEEGPEKFKKKVMDMDNDTASRYCSTLLSEMRLSEIDQFLNTFSSDTCRIMKTKQIILRKNAVEWSNFFPETVGFTFPSLNQIVDFIEGSFDNIRSANEFKIEVLSSVYFLKGCYESAGNDMFDWLKDAVWMCSCRDDDFKLYKNKFLQLGDELTKSSGISNVFKDPGWLSFLEWCSDEC